One stretch of Verrucomicrobiia bacterium DNA includes these proteins:
- a CDS encoding Nramp family divalent metal transporter produces MANENQSPAIEVQPAPTHIGGIVKQLGPGLIISAVIVGSGELIVTPKLGAEEGFKLLWFIILGCLLKVFVQIELGRYAITRGRTTLEALNTLPGPRFMASWVLWLWLGMYLCLVPQVAGMVGGVATSFKLGGANVPIPLLAILIGGSCAVLLVVGRYKLVETGSTVMVAIFTLTTMVAVGALQFTDFAVTSGQLASGFTFQMPDSLITAFGAFGIIGVGASELIYYPYWCLEKGYAKHTGPDDGTEAWKERAKGWLRVMRIDAWVSFAIYTTATIAFYLLGAAILHAKQMKVESGQMIETLSHMYRSAFGEWSFWLFLVGAVVVLYSTVFGATASNARLLADALSIFGIHKYRDPEHRVRWIKISCVILPVAFTSVFLIFGNPVRLVFWGAVAQGLMLPFLAGAALYFHFTNQHKDLRAKPLSLACLSLAAILMAALGIYQVTDAVKKELDSRKAPAAETVAPTKQP; encoded by the coding sequence GTGGCTAACGAAAACCAATCTCCCGCCATCGAGGTGCAACCGGCACCCACGCACATCGGCGGCATCGTCAAGCAACTCGGGCCCGGCCTCATCATCAGCGCCGTCATCGTAGGTTCCGGCGAACTCATCGTGACTCCCAAGCTGGGTGCCGAGGAAGGCTTCAAGCTGCTTTGGTTCATCATCCTTGGTTGTTTGCTGAAGGTGTTCGTGCAGATCGAGCTGGGGCGCTACGCCATCACGCGTGGACGTACCACTTTGGAAGCGTTGAATACCTTGCCTGGACCGCGCTTCATGGCGTCTTGGGTCTTGTGGCTTTGGCTGGGCATGTATCTGTGTCTGGTGCCGCAAGTGGCCGGGATGGTGGGTGGAGTGGCGACTTCCTTTAAGCTGGGCGGGGCGAATGTACCGATCCCTTTGCTGGCCATACTGATCGGTGGCAGTTGCGCTGTGCTTCTGGTCGTCGGACGCTATAAGCTGGTGGAGACGGGGTCCACAGTCATGGTCGCTATCTTCACACTGACCACGATGGTGGCAGTGGGTGCGTTGCAGTTCACGGACTTCGCGGTGACGAGCGGCCAGCTCGCAAGCGGGTTCACCTTCCAGATGCCGGATTCGCTCATAACGGCTTTTGGAGCGTTCGGCATCATCGGTGTGGGTGCCTCCGAGCTGATCTACTATCCCTACTGGTGCCTGGAAAAAGGTTACGCCAAGCACACCGGGCCGGATGATGGCACGGAAGCGTGGAAGGAACGCGCGAAAGGCTGGCTGCGCGTGATGCGCATCGATGCCTGGGTCTCCTTCGCCATCTATACCACGGCGACCATCGCCTTCTACCTGCTGGGCGCGGCCATCCTTCATGCCAAGCAGATGAAGGTGGAGAGCGGCCAGATGATTGAAACGCTCTCCCATATGTATCGCTCGGCTTTTGGTGAATGGAGTTTTTGGCTCTTCTTGGTCGGTGCTGTGGTGGTGCTCTACTCGACCGTGTTCGGCGCAACCGCTTCCAACGCCCGTCTGCTGGCAGACGCCCTGAGCATTTTCGGCATCCACAAGTATCGCGACCCGGAACATCGCGTGCGCTGGATCAAGATCTCCTGTGTCATCCTGCCGGTGGCGTTCACCAGCGTGTTCTTGATTTTCGGCAATCCCGTGAGACTCGTCTTCTGGGGAGCGGTCGCGCAGGGACTGATGCTGCCCTTTCTGGCTGGTGCGGCGCTCTATTTCCACTTCACCAACCAGCACAAGGACTTGCGGGCGAAACCACTCTCGCTCGCCTGCTTGAGCCTGGCTGCGATCCTCATGGCAGCACTGGGCATCTATCAGGTGACGGATGCGGTGAAGAAGGAACTGGATAGCCGCAAGGCGCCGGCTGCGGAAACTGTCGCACCGACCAAGCAGCCTTGA
- a CDS encoding superoxide dismutase yields the protein MAHELPALPYAKDALEPHIDTQTMEIHHGKHHNAYVTNLNKALAGSPVESKSIDELVKDIANVPENIRGPVRNNGGGHWNHSFFWKLMGPGAGGAPTGKLADAINATFGSFDAFKEKFEAAGTTRFGSGWAWLVVNSGKLEVVSTANQDNPLMGKAVAGCEGKPVLGCDVWEHAYYLKYQNRRPDYLKAFWSVVNWSEVSKNYEAAL from the coding sequence ATGGCTCACGAATTACCGGCACTTCCCTACGCCAAAGACGCACTGGAACCCCACATCGACACGCAGACGATGGAGATCCATCACGGCAAGCATCACAATGCTTACGTGACGAACCTGAACAAGGCTCTCGCCGGTTCCCCGGTGGAATCCAAGTCCATCGATGAACTCGTCAAAGACATCGCGAACGTTCCCGAGAACATCCGCGGACCCGTCCGTAACAACGGCGGCGGTCACTGGAACCACAGCTTCTTCTGGAAGCTCATGGGCCCCGGCGCGGGCGGCGCTCCGACGGGCAAGCTCGCTGACGCGATCAACGCCACCTTCGGCAGCTTCGATGCTTTCAAAGAGAAGTTTGAAGCCGCTGGCACCACCCGCTTCGGCAGCGGCTGGGCCTGGCTCGTGGTGAACAGTGGCAAGCTGGAGGTCGTCTCCACCGCCAACCAGGACAACCCGCTCATGGGCAAGGCAGTCGCCGGTTGCGAAGGCAAGCCGGTCCTCGGCTGCGACGTGTGGGAACACGCCTACTACCTGAAGTACCAGAACCGCCGCCCGGATTACCTCAAGGCCTTCTGGAGCGTGGTGAACTGGAGCGAAGTATCCAAGAACTACGAAGCGGCCTTGTAA
- the hisH gene encoding imidazole glycerol phosphate synthase subunit HisH: protein MIALIDYGAGNLRSVYKALKFLGADVQIVTKPEETKDAHAMVLPGVGAFDDCINALQGQAMLQCSRDFIKSGRPFLGICVGYQALFEKSEEFNSCALGLNVFGGKVVKFPENAGIKIPQIGWNQVWQKRADCPLYKGIADGSHFYFVHSFYPQPVDPSIVATTTDYGLDFTSSVWRDNVYATQFHPEKSQKAGLQLLKNFIDLAE from the coding sequence GTGATTGCGTTGATCGACTATGGCGCGGGTAATCTCCGCAGCGTGTATAAGGCCCTGAAGTTCCTCGGTGCAGACGTGCAGATCGTCACGAAGCCGGAGGAGACGAAGGACGCTCACGCCATGGTGCTACCCGGTGTCGGCGCTTTCGATGATTGCATCAATGCCCTCCAAGGCCAGGCGATGCTCCAATGCTCCCGCGATTTTATTAAATCCGGTCGACCTTTCCTCGGTATCTGCGTGGGCTACCAAGCCTTGTTCGAGAAGAGCGAAGAATTCAACAGTTGTGCCCTCGGCCTGAATGTCTTTGGCGGCAAAGTCGTGAAGTTTCCAGAGAACGCGGGCATCAAGATCCCGCAGATCGGCTGGAATCAGGTCTGGCAGAAGCGTGCCGATTGTCCGCTCTACAAGGGCATTGCTGACGGCAGCCATTTCTATTTCGTCCACAGCTTTTATCCGCAGCCGGTCGATCCCTCCATCGTGGCGACCACTACGGATTACGGTCTGGATTTCACCTCATCCGTCTGGCGCGATAACGTGTATGCCACGCAGTTCCATCCGGAGAAGAGCCAGAAAGCGGGCCTTCAGCTCCTGAAAAACTTCATCGATCTGGCGGAATAA
- a CDS encoding CehA/McbA family metallohydrolase translates to MHSKHLLSFGVGILLGLNFAGSSLQAAEAFEIGPDDVAKLPKGKEADGIIGDFVLRNDKVEAVISHNALFRRANMSTFYGENGITPGCLYDLTLKGENNDQLVIFSPSQQQGIASYVRVANTGKVGEAAIETVVTAANNKGLYKRHEYRLRDGWQGVLIVTTFRNESDKVVKGTPDDRWTKFARSGTERGISWADAEDPADKAGYAYAWIEVDGLKIPAKEVELKPGQEISFARFLAVGHSPLEAMGVVMGQKGLVGTLSGTIKDTAGKPITTGKVEVVVDGKPIAAYPNAQGMYHVSLRPGDYEVSATGIGRDTVKGRIKVEAKAIAAFDPVLSAESSFTFDIKDESGKSIPCKAQFLGVNGTKNPDLGPANRAYGCVDQYHSEKGQFTVPVPPGEYKVVVTHGIEFSHLAETVKLEAGKQHTVKGVLKRLVDSKGWISADFHNHSTPSGDNTTGTDDRIINLAAEHIEFAPTTEHNRLYDWRPHIDKLGLKEEIQTVSGMELTGGAAHFNMFPLMPKWNIQDNGAPQWNPDPRITAVTLRDFQGQNPHRWVQINHPDMVANFIDRDGDGRADGGFLGLERLIDGVETQNYSDSQILNGGPFRISRDRTGKESVTYQREFIWLQMLNRGHRYWGMAVCDAHSIYGNGVGGWRMYFPSASDKPSEIDHEEIARHAKAGCSYLTTGPFLQVTTEDGIQPGGETRATGSIKLKVKVQCTDWIDIDRVQVLVNGRQEPKLNFTRKSHPKMFADGIVKFDQMLDVALSEDSHLIVVAMGESSDISVGYGTSSQAKIRPCAYHNPIFVDADGGGFKPNGDTLGWPLPTKGMKVEEVRALLERK, encoded by the coding sequence ATGCACAGCAAGCATCTGCTATCCTTCGGTGTCGGAATTCTATTGGGCCTTAATTTTGCTGGTTCATCACTTCAGGCCGCTGAAGCGTTTGAAATCGGCCCGGACGACGTTGCCAAACTTCCCAAGGGCAAGGAAGCGGACGGTATCATCGGCGATTTCGTCCTGCGCAATGATAAGGTTGAAGCTGTTATCTCTCACAACGCGCTCTTCCGTCGCGCGAACATGAGCACGTTCTATGGCGAGAATGGCATCACGCCCGGATGTCTTTACGATCTGACGCTTAAAGGTGAGAACAACGATCAACTCGTCATCTTCTCGCCTTCACAGCAGCAGGGCATCGCCTCTTACGTGCGTGTGGCGAATACGGGAAAAGTCGGCGAAGCGGCGATTGAAACTGTAGTGACTGCCGCGAATAATAAAGGGCTTTATAAACGTCATGAATATCGTCTGCGCGATGGCTGGCAGGGCGTCCTCATCGTCACCACCTTTCGCAATGAAAGTGACAAAGTGGTGAAAGGCACGCCGGATGATCGCTGGACTAAGTTTGCCCGCAGCGGCACCGAGCGAGGTATCTCTTGGGCAGATGCAGAAGACCCTGCAGACAAGGCCGGTTACGCTTATGCTTGGATTGAGGTTGATGGCCTAAAGATTCCTGCAAAGGAAGTGGAATTGAAGCCAGGGCAGGAAATCTCCTTCGCACGGTTTCTCGCGGTGGGGCATTCACCGTTGGAAGCCATGGGCGTAGTGATGGGGCAAAAGGGCCTGGTAGGAACTTTGAGCGGAACCATCAAAGACACTGCTGGAAAACCCATTACAACCGGCAAAGTGGAAGTGGTAGTCGATGGCAAACCCATCGCTGCCTATCCGAATGCACAAGGGATGTATCACGTTTCACTGCGTCCCGGAGACTATGAGGTAAGCGCCACGGGTATCGGTCGTGATACCGTGAAGGGCAGAATAAAAGTGGAAGCCAAAGCGATTGCGGCTTTCGATCCCGTGCTTTCCGCCGAATCTTCCTTCACGTTCGACATCAAGGATGAGTCCGGCAAGAGCATCCCCTGCAAAGCCCAATTCTTAGGCGTGAATGGCACGAAGAATCCCGACCTCGGCCCCGCCAATCGCGCCTACGGTTGCGTGGACCAATATCATTCCGAGAAGGGACAATTCACCGTGCCAGTGCCGCCCGGCGAATACAAAGTGGTGGTCACGCACGGCATCGAGTTCAGCCATCTCGCTGAAACCGTGAAGCTGGAAGCGGGCAAACAACACACCGTCAAAGGTGTGTTGAAAAGATTGGTGGATTCCAAAGGCTGGATCAGTGCCGACTTCCACAATCACTCTACGCCCAGTGGTGATAACACCACCGGCACGGATGACCGCATCATCAATCTCGCCGCCGAACACATCGAGTTTGCTCCAACCACGGAACACAACCGCCTCTACGACTGGCGGCCGCATATCGACAAGCTGGGCTTGAAAGAAGAGATCCAGACTGTCAGCGGCATGGAACTCACCGGCGGTGCGGCGCATTTCAACATGTTCCCGCTCATGCCCAAGTGGAACATCCAGGACAATGGCGCGCCTCAATGGAACCCCGATCCACGTATCACCGCAGTGACCTTGCGCGATTTCCAAGGGCAGAACCCGCATCGCTGGGTGCAGATCAATCACCCGGACATGGTGGCGAACTTCATCGACCGCGATGGTGATGGTCGCGCGGACGGCGGTTTCCTCGGCCTGGAGCGTTTAATTGATGGTGTGGAGACGCAGAATTATTCTGACTCACAAATCCTTAATGGGGGTCCATTCCGTATCAGCCGCGACCGCACGGGTAAAGAATCCGTGACCTATCAGCGCGAGTTCATCTGGTTGCAGATGCTCAATCGCGGGCATCGCTACTGGGGCATGGCCGTATGCGATGCTCACTCTATCTATGGAAACGGCGTAGGCGGCTGGCGCATGTATTTTCCCAGTGCTTCAGATAAACCCAGCGAGATCGATCACGAAGAGATCGCGCGTCACGCGAAAGCCGGATGCAGCTACCTGACCACCGGGCCATTCCTGCAAGTGACGACGGAAGACGGCATCCAGCCTGGTGGCGAAACACGGGCGACGGGCTCCATCAAGCTGAAGGTGAAGGTGCAATGCACTGATTGGATCGACATCGATCGCGTGCAAGTGCTGGTGAACGGACGTCAGGAACCGAAGCTGAACTTCACGCGGAAATCACATCCCAAGATGTTCGCCGACGGCATCGTGAAGTTTGACCAGATGTTGGATGTGGCCTTGAGCGAAGACAGCCACCTGATCGTTGTGGCGATGGGCGAAAGCTCGGATATCTCCGTCGGCTACGGCACGAGCAGCCAGGCGAAGATACGTCCGTGCGCCTATCACAACCCCATCTTCGTGGATGCTGATGGTGGCGGTTTTAAGCCTAACGGTGATACACTAGGCTGGCCGTTGCCCACCAAGGGCATGAAAGTGGAAGAGGTGCGGGCCTTGCTGGAACGGAAATAG